A genomic window from Elaeis guineensis isolate ETL-2024a chromosome 3, EG11, whole genome shotgun sequence includes:
- the LOC140856012 gene encoding uncharacterized protein encodes MVNCSIVIQRTQGQNTETASLHAREEVKVALLIGMAWEVQKHELIFLDEIPDETDLLSTTINDAYKKELREKACANLARWMNEAAIPFEAVKLDSFGVAVESIGRYGVGINLRLLMKFRLDRMVQKVGVENVVQVITNNASSYGLAGQLLEAKYPTLYWTPCAAHCVDLMLEDIGKLPSIARTIKKAIELTGYIYNHSSVFNMMRKYTSQRNLLRPTKTRFATSFLTLSSIHRQHDNLRKMFTSEEWSTSKWAKEQMGKKACQAVLSPSF; translated from the exons ATGGTAAATTGCTCCATTGTAATACAAAGAACACAGGGTCAAAACACAGAAACAGCCTCTTTGCATGCAAGG GAAGAAGTTAAAGTAGCTTTATTGATAGGAATGGCATGGGAAGTACAAAAACATGAGCTCATCTTCCTTGATGAAATACCTGATGAAACTGACCTGCTTTCC ACCACTATCAATGATGCATATAAGAAAGAGCTGAGAGAAAAAGCATGTGCAAACCTAGCAAGATGGATGAATGAAGCTGCAATTCCCTTTGAGGCTGTGAAACTAGATAGTTTTGGAGTAGCAGTTGAGTCCATTGGACGATATGGAGTGGGCATAAACCTCCGACTGCTTATGAAGTTCAG ACTTGATAGGATGGTCCAAAAAGTTGGAGTTGAGAATGTCGTACAAGTCATAACTAACAATGCATCAAGTTATGGATTGGCTG GACAACTTTTGGAGGCAAAGTATCCCACATTATATTGGACACCTTGCGCTGCCCATTGTGTGGATTTGATGCTAGAAGACATTGGGAAGCTTCCTTCCATTGCAAGAACTATCAAAAAGGCAATTGAATTGACTGGGTATATTTATAACCATTCTAGTGTCTTTAATATGATGAGAAAGTACACCAGCCAAAGAAACTTGCTAAGGCCAACAAAAACTAGGTTTGCTACTTCATTCCTCACACTATCAAGCATACACAGGCAACATGACAATTTAAGAAAAATGTTTACATCTGAAGAATGGTCAACTAGTAAATGGGCAAAGGAGCAAATGGGAAAAAAGGCATGTCAAGCTGTTTTATCACCTTCATTTTGA